The following DNA comes from Carassius carassius chromosome 41, fCarCar2.1, whole genome shotgun sequence.
TTATAGCACCCACATGTAAAAGTTGTTTTGGTAACAcattagaataaggttccattagttaatattagttaactactttagttaacatgaactaagcaagaaCAAGTCTTCAGCAGCATttattactaatgcattattcaaatcaagtcATTGTCTGTgtgattttaatttgtaatacattttatgcaaagtaagcaaatttttatttcagcttaaccagcattatgtgtgtctgtgtgaaagaGCTGCTTAATGATAATTACTACAGTCAATTCAAACATAGTCTGCTGAGTTCCCACAGCAGCCCCTCGGCCCTCTGGGAACTATCTGCACTAAATGGGTCATATGGTCTGTTTGTATCTTTTCCTGCTGAGCTGTGTCTTTTCCCAAGTCTGCTCTCATTAAACTGCTGTAGTAAATCACACATTTTCTGACATGTCAATGAAACTGAAGTAAGCTATTTCAAGACTGGACtaaagataaatattttattcGTCACTCTTTTTTCTATTTCCGTCCTTTGTATTGTTTTCTTATCTTATATAGAAATTACTGCCCACATTGGCAGCAATGTGTCCTTGTGGGGAGCAGAGACTAAATAGACCATGAATGGAAACCTAgtcaagttaagtcaagtcacctttatttatatagcactttaaacagtacagattgtgtcaaagcagattTGCACTGTTAAACAGAAGAAAAACAGTGTGCTGATAATGCAAAAGGACTATAGAAAACAGTCAGTTTTTCCATGTAAATGGTGATTCAGTGGTGTTTTCATCCAACTCAGTTCTCTTTAAGTACTGGCTGTGCAATCAACTCAACAATATTGCCAGAAactgtgtccccaactaagcaaacaaaaggcaacagtggcaaggaaccaaaactccaccggtgacagaaatggagaaaagaaaaaaagaaaaaacctttggagaaaccaggctgAGTTGAGGGGCCTATTCTCCTGTGGCCTAGTGTGTCTAAACTAGTGTAAAACTGTTTAAATTCTGTCCATTTGTGGCATACAGGATTAACAACATCCCTCCACCTTTTGAACTTCAGTTGCTCTTATCTGTTCATTTAGTAATTAATAGGATTAATCAACTTATCGTGTTATTTATTCTACAGATAGATTAAGATAAGGGCTATTATATACAAAAAAGTCCAATAAAAATGTCCAAAATATGCCACACAACAGTAAAAGTCACGAGTGTCTGAGTCCAATGTGATTTCAAAGTGGAATTACAGCTCATTTTCCATCTTAGCTTAGTGTGTCATCCTCCCAGAATGCCTTCTGACAGGCCTGTGCTCTGAACACTGTGAAAACACTCAGAGCATTAATGCAAACCACATGTCATATCcccaaattcccagaattcctgcTAGTAAGGTCACTTAGCTAGTCAATTGTCCTGCAAAACTGGTCTCACGTTAAGCATTCCCCATTTACTTCCCGTTCATACAATATACACAGTAACATCTTTGATGGATTGAAGACTTGAGAGGGCTCTGCAGAAAGCAGGGCTTCTTGACCCAGGTTCATTCTGGCCCTTTGTGTCAGAGCTGACCAACAACTGAACCCTCCAGCGCTAAACCACTGATTAATTCAACCAGAACAGACATTAGATCTTCCAAGAACTGATACGTAGAGGATGGTCTTAATCCTCAGATGGTTTCTGCAGTAATCTGTGAATTGGGTGTTGTAATGAATATATGTGACCTTACTGAAGACTCCCAAGTTGCACAAAATGTCACAGAAGTATTTATGCCATTACAGTTTTGTCTGTCACTGGAGAAACGGGAATTCCTAGATCACTGAATCATAGTCTAAAGAACTTTTTCACACAGATAATGAGAGATTATGAAATAGTATTCAGTTAAGTGGGTCATCACTATGATACATCAAGTGAAATCATGTTGAAACTTACAGGAAAAGCTTAGAAGGCTTAATCCAACACATACTGAACCTAAAAAATGGGTTAGACTGTAGTGTGTTGAATGTGTGTTGAAGTTATAAATGTCAGGGCTGTGAATTTTGGAAGTCTGATAATAATTCCAGAGGTAGTTGCTAATTTTAACATTAACTAGAGCTTAAACCCACAGAGCCATTAAACAGAGACCTGTTTTAAATGGTTTGAAAGGGCCTTGTATGCATATTTGTAGTCTGAGATCATCCTGGCTCAAAGTCCTAGGTACTATGTCAAATGTTTATCATTTGGAGAAAATTCGTTTGATAAAAGTAGGTTCTTtttgctgttttcaacatttttatagGTGctcatatttgcatttttatctTCAAGTGTACTGATGATCTGGCTGACTGTCAGAgacttttttttgcaaaacaattTTACATGTAATTGAACTTACAATAagtatttgataaatatttaatgtatgtaCATCCATATTATTTGTTAGActattattgaaaatatttttttttttttaccagtaaagGGATATTACAACATTGTTTCTGTGCTTACTTCTGTGCAACTTGTCTTGCTTTGTTTTTTGGCTATTTATGAGACAGACCTAAACCAGGGTAGGGCTTGTCTATCCCATGAGTCAATGCAGCATCAGCATGGGAAAAGACATTGCTAAGCACTTGCTATGCTGAGTGATCGGAAGGTAGAGAAATAGTTCACcactaaatgaaaattctgtcatcatttagtcattgtcatgtcattccaaatctacCCAACTTTGGTTCTTCCATAGAACGCCAAGGGAGAAATTTACCAGAATGTTTGAACTTGCTCTTACGTATAATGGAAGGGGATGGGGACAGGGGCTGTCAAGTTTCAAAAAGGacaacaaaacaccattttaaaataaaataataatcaattaaaaaaaaagacaatcacaAAAACTGTATACTACAtgtacacttttattcaaagtacTTGTGTTCACCATTTACTTTCATTCATTGAAAAGAGCACAGGTTggacattatattttatacactGTCTTTTATATTTAACAGATGACAAAAAGCCATAATATATCTTATTTCAAAGATAAAAGAGTAGTACATGATAGAAAaaatgtttagaattttttttttaatgaactgttcctttcttaattacaaataaataactgaGGAGAGGGAGCGAGCATAAACGGTGCCTGTGCCTATATATAAGTGCCCACTTTAACACTCAAAACGCTGTACAGTGTGTGTGCAAACCCTATGGTACAAACCCACTTTAGGCGTCCTTCTGCCAAAGATTTTCTCATTCACTTGCATCATGCGCGCACGCCCCCGTCCCTGCCCTTCTGCAGCTCGTCACCCTCAGCTTCAGCGCGCTTAAGCCGAGAACGCGCACTCAGAACAGCTTATCCCCTAACACCCCGGAATAACCAACCAGAACAAACGAGTCATTTCAACGCAGATATCACAGGCAAGTACAGATACTTTTACCTGTCGCTTtgaatattatcatttaaaactCAACTACTCGAACTACGTCAGCGCTGAGATTTATTGTTTTGAGATGAGCCATGTAGCCTAGTGAATACTTGTTGAATCTGATACAttatcatttgtaaaaaaaaaaaaaaaaaaaaaaaaaaaactttgctgcTTGAAAGTTTCAGTAAAGCATTTATTACACATTACTTTTagacaacttttaatttaatttctagtGACGGAAACTGAACTCAGAACTTAAAATCTAGAAGAAACGACAGATATTACTGTAAGTTAAATGGATGcaaccaaaataacaaaaacagtgTGCTTAATTAAGGAAAAATGTTATATATCTGAAAGTGTATTGTTATATGGCTTTTCATTGTACAAATCAAGGTGTTGGTGATTGTAAAAGCACTTAATTATTATAGTTAATCAAGGTTTCATTCATTCACattattctttcatttatttaatatatatatatatatatatatatatatatatatatatataaaaacaataacctGATAAATAACCAAGCCTCCCACTTTCTATACACCATGGTTGTTGTAGACTGAAGTCTCAGCTATGTTAAAGCAATGACACCATGTGGTTCAGAAGGGAAATCTGGGAATTGGCTGATCTCTAGGACTAACAGTGTTAGTGACTAACCATTATATAATAGTGTGTTAGGGTAAATTGTCCATGTGTTTTTCTCAAGGTCACAAGGACAGATGTCATATAATACATCTTTTTACACCTTACATCACTTTTTCTCTCCATTGATGGAACAAACATCTTTTAAACATTCAATAcatatttttgtctttcttttttactAGCATGTTTTCTCAGTTTCGTCACAGGCCAATAAATCTCAGCAACAAGCGATGAGCAGCCAAAAGGGTAAAAACATATGGCTGTCATAGAGAAACAATAACAGGTTTACATGCTGAGCCAATGACAGCATAATTAACTTACGTCTTCTGGGTGAAGTAAAAATAACCACTTTATGCTGTCCATGCTGTACCCTCCCTTATTTTCTTATCAAATGGATGCTAGAGAAAATAGGTTTTGAGGGGGCCCCAAAGCAAATTCAGTACAAACCAATGTAATTTAATGGCTGGATTTCAAAGGAGAACAGTAGTGCTGATTTGTAATCTCGTTCACTACAGCCAATAATGTTCTGAGGCACTTTCAAAATATACTCATAAAGGCGTGCATGCAAACAACATCCTTTATTATATCTTATGAATCTCCAAACAAACCTCAAaatcaagcaacatggattgtggaAAGAGTGGCAATTCTGAGGGTTTGTAACTTATTGTTAAGTAGCTGCAAAGACTGGAGAGAAAAATCTCTGCTCAGGGGAAAAAAACAGAGTTTTTTTCTTTGCTGTTCAAACTGCACAGTAAATATATCtgcttttctttgtgttttttttttattctccccCCACTCTTGAGTTTCACAGGTTGTAAATCTTTCTTCTCCCTGTTTGTTCCTCAGATCTGCTGTTGTGATGATTCATTCCAGGAGCTTCTGAAGAGTTTCAGACACAAAGTACGTCGCTTCCAGCTGCTGTCAGGAaatttaaaagtgaaataaagGTGACAAACCAACCgaaatatatgaatgaatttaAATCAGACTGAGGACTAGTTTCCTCTCCATTTGTGCAACAAACATCATCACACAAAATACTGGGAAACAGCATGCCAGCCAAGACACCCATGTACTCAAAGACATCCACACCAAAGCGAGGCAAGAAGCAAAAAATACGGGACGTTCTTTCAGGAGACATGATAAGCCCGCCGCTGGGTGATATGCGTCACAGTGCCCATATTGGGCCTGAAGGAGAAGGGGACATGTTTGGTGATGTGGGGTTCTTGGAAGGCAAACTGGACATGCTTCCAGCCCTCAATCAAGCGCCCAGCTCTCGTTCACACAGCATTGACAGAAGAATGAATGAGATCTTAGATGTGAACAGCAAGAGCCACACTTACCATCGCAGTCATAATTCTCATCACAATTCTGTCCTCAAAACCACCATCTCCATGCCGGTATTCTTTGCGCCTGTGCAACCACCTCCTAAACCCCCCCGTCTGCATTTAGATGAGCAGCTGTCCCCCGTTCATCAGCAGCAGAATCACCATCACAGTCCAACGCAGAAGCACTCCATGTCTGTGTGTGAGGAAGGGATTGGGAAGCACAGGGATCCCTGCCGTGACCTCACTCTCTCCGCCTCGATCCCAGTCCTGCCGCACCTGGTGCCTTCCACGGGCTCCTTATCTGAAGCTTCCTCAGATGACTCCATGTCGGAAGGCTGTGGTCCACTGGACCCAAAGCGAGGCTTGAGTCTGGACTCTGATGCAGGGCTCAGTAATGAGGACTTGCGGAGCGAACACCGTGAATCTCCAGCTATCTCACCCAGCATGTCACGCTCTGAGTCGCTAATTGGTTTGGACCTGGACCTGGACCTGGGGCCGTCCATTTTGGAGGATGTTCTTAGGATCATGGACCGTTATAAGAGTgtggaagaaagaaagacatgagatATAAGTGGACTCTTTCAGATACTGTAATACAGGCATCAGCTCAGCCTATTTATGTTATTTTGCCTGTTTCAAAGCACAGTGAAAGAATTGGGATGAAAGAGCATTAGCTAGTCGTGCCACAGATGCTGTAGAGTTATGACACATTTTTATCCACATGTATTAAAACAAACAGGCATAAATCATTACAGCTTCACCTCTGAAAAGACAGTCAATCTATTCATTTCCGTAAGATGATCCGGTCATAACATAACATGTTTTGCTGGGTTTTGGTCATTCTACCCTAAATGGAGATGTAAACAATTTAGGCACTAgcaatttgttcatttttatatttgctaTTACTTATTAAGCTATGCTTTGCAGGGAAATGAATTGGGATTTTGGCTATGTATTAAAAATTTTCTTGAAAATGTCAAACATTTTGCATAAAGTTCGGAAAGTATAATTTTTAGTCAATGTGAATATTATCAAGTAGTGAACCAAAACAGAGCTTTGATTTACTTCCATAGGACTAAACATGTTATGCAGATATGTAAAACTAAAGATCTAAGAGATAGTTATTTTCCCTGGTACGAGTACAAAGGAAGTCACTTtgtaaagttttatatttgtttttgtagaatattacagtatatttcattgcattttaatacattaaataaaatgttaatgtaaataaaatattatataaatacatgcctctgctgttttaataataaaatgttttctttctttctttctttctttctttctttcttgtattattaaaaatatcatGTTTATTATAtactcaataataaaaaaatattaattatttaatataaaatacatttatttacatttattacatttggtaaaactattatttaaattaaaataataattatttattattttaaatatttacactacactatttaaaataactgatggtAGGAAAGTACAACTTGTCaggcagaatttatttatttaagttttttaaagTTTAGTCCGATCTTCTTTTTGATTATTTAGGTCTAACCTATGGACTGGCTCTGAATGTACTTCCGGTAAAAAGTTGAATTGACATGCGTATCATCCAATAAGATGTCAGACTGGGGAGGGTTTTCAAGCGGAACAACCAATCACAGAAGCAAAATACCTTACGCGTATTAGTGTCGACAGGTTTTCGTGCTGCTAAAACGCCTGTATAAATCGATAGACGCTTGTTGTGTAATTCACATGACAGTTAAATATACAGCTATATAAATGTTTGAAACTATAGAAAACTGACTACGAGAACCAGCAAACATGAAGTGAGTAAAAcggtaaaattttaaaaagtggaCTAAGTTAGTAGCACTGCTGCAAATGTGCAGACTGGTAATACTCCTAaccgttattattattagttattaaaaGAAGTTTTCTGCTGTAATGGTTCTTTCATCCATTCAGGCTGAATATCGACGGCTTATTAGTTTACTTCCCGTATGACTACATTTATCCTGAACAATACTCGTACATGCTCGAGCTGAAGAGGACGCTGGATGCCAAGGTGTGTTAAcggcttttttattttaatttacgtAGAATTATTAATTTTTCTCGAATTATACCAGTAACAATTGGAATATTGAATGGTAGTAAGTAAGTGTAAGCATCTTATGTgagaattattattgttatttatttttgagaagaCAGGAAATTTTCCACATTAGTGAACAATAAAGTTCAGTCAGTCATGTATGCAGTTTTTATAGTCTTATATTAATTGAGAGACAACATGGGTATTTGTGCATTTACTTCCTGTCTCACAACAGGGGCATTTAAACTATAGAGTGaaagttaaaagtaatttaaaacccCAAAGAAATTgaaatccatccatctatccatctatccatctatctatctatctatctatctatctatctatctatctatctatctatctatctatctatctatctatctatctatctcaatcTGTTTCCCTCTTTTATTATATGTGCAAAGGGTCATGGAGTTCTCGAGATGCCCTCAGGAACCGGAAAAACAATTTCTCTTCTCTCACTCATCGTTGCTTACCAGAAGGTGAGGGATTTCTGAACGACTGTTACATCATTTGAAACTTCACCATGATAACTGCATGTAATTTGATTTATATCTTCATTTCTTGCAGGCTTACCCTTTAGAAGTCACAAAGCTTGTCTACTGTTCTCGCACTGTGCCTGAGATAGAGAAGgttttcaacattttttaaattcatgacttatttttaaatttcttttCAAATATGCTTTTCATCAGTTAATTATCATCAGTCTTTTCTATAATCTCCTGTCAGGTTGTGGAGGAGCTAAGGAAACTAATGGATTATTATACAAAGCAAACAGAAGGGAAAAATGACTTCCTTGCACTGGCACTTTCTTCACGGAAAAATCTGTGCATTCATCCAGAGGTAGAAGCTGCTCAATGAGCAGCTTTGTGTGTGGtttctgtaatatttttgtgcagGTTAGCTCATTAAGTGGAAGTGAATGTGTGATTACAGGTGAGCTCCCTGCGGTTTGGAAAAGAAGTAGATGGAAAGTGTCACAGTCTGACAGCATCCTATATTCGAGCTCAGCATCACAGTAATCCAAGTCAACCGGTCTGCCAGTTCTTTGAGGTATGATGCTTTTCTCAAGCATATACTATAGCTTTTGACTTTTTCCCCCTTCACAATCCCAGAACAATATGTGTAATTTTGTTGTAAGCCACCTTCTTTTTTGATGTACTGAATGCAAGgaattacagtatattttatgaaataatcacgtccatttaagatttttttaaagacatatttgttaaagaaaaaataaagaaaaaaaaaaaaatttgatcacaatatatatatatatatatatatatatatatatataaacatttaattcaaatataaaagtaaatcagatatttaactaacattaaaacaATTGTTTCCCTGTATGCAGGAATTTGATGCAGTAGGCAGACAGGTGCCCATTGCTCCTGGTATATATAACTTGGATGATCTGAAGGAGTTTGGGCATAGAAAAGGCTGGTGTCCGTACTTCATGGCACGTTATGCAGTGAGTACTTTGCTAGATTAAGTATGGTATGTTTGCTGAGCATGCAATTCAGTGTTGTTGATTTCATGTTTTTTCTTTCAGATTCTTCACGCTAACATTGTGGTGTACAGCTACCATTACTTACTAGATCCAAAAATTGCAGACCTGGTCTCGAAAGAGCTTGCAAAGAAATCTGTGGTTGTGTTTGACGAGGCTCACAACATCGGTGAGTAGAAAATCACTGTGCTTGTCATGATGGACAGATCACGGTTATTTTGGGTTATATCTTTTCTTCTAGATAATGTGTGTATTGATTCCATGAGCGTCAACATTACCAGGAGGACACTGGATCGCTGCCAGACTAATGTGGAAACCCTGCAAAACACAATTAGCAGGTGTGACAAAATGCTGAGAGAGTGAATTCATTAGTATTTTATTACTACATGAGTAATGACTTTAATTTCCtgtattctttttgttttcttttaaagaattaaGGAAACAGATGCTGCAAAACTCAGAGAAGAATACAGGAGATTAGTTGAAGGCCTTAAAGAAGCAAATGTTGCCAGAGAAACTGACATGTATCTGTCCAATCCAGTTCTGCCAGATGAAATCCTCCAAGGTCACTTTTATTATCTACAACAAGCCCTAAAGTATTTGGACTTAAGTCACACAAAAGTGTCAGTCTTTGCAAAAAATACAAGATATCAAACCCAAGAACCATCTGCAAAAACGTCATATTTCTCAAAAATAACTTAACTGAGACATTTTGGTGATGGTTTTCATGCAGCTGGTCCCAAGGTAAATTACAGCTGATGTATGAAGTCATCCTCCCTCTTTGACAACCAGAAAATGTCTTGATtgaacaataaaaatacaatgtcTGTTCTATGATATGAAACCTAACAGACTTCCTTTGTGAGAAttttgcttaatgtttttttcaatCCCATTTGTTTCAATATTTTGGTTCATGAAGTTTGTCTCAGGTTTCCAAATATATGTGACTCTCGCTACAGAGGCTGTACCTGGCAGCATTCGCACTGCAGAGCACTTTGTGGGCTTCATGAAGCGCTTTATTGAATACCTGAAGGCACGTTTGCGGATCCATCATGTGGTGCAGGAGAGCGCTCCTCAGTTCCTCAAAGACATCTATGAGAAGGTTTGCATTGACCGCAAACCTCTGAGGTGAGTAAAAGAAAGCTGTTTCTTCTGCCGTCCCATACTGGAAGTACTGATGGTCATTAATAAGTAATAAAGCATCATATTCACCTGagcctaaatgtatatttaatccaCTTCTAGATTTTGTGCCGAGAGGCTGCGCTCACTGCTGAGGACGCTAGAGATTGCAGACATTGCTGACTTCTCAGCCGTTACCCTGATATCACACTTTGCCACACTTGTCAGCACCTACAGCAAAGGTAACAAAGCCTCGTCCTGCCCTCCTCCCACCATAAAGCTGTGGTCACATTAAATATTGTTCTGCAAATTTGCACAAGAGTAATCCAGTAATTCCAAAGAGAATCCATGTGACTGGGAAATTTGCATAAGGGCAAACAGTTTTGCAGTGGGTTGAAATGTTTCAgaaattttgctaatgtgaccacacTGAAACACCGCTAATATCTCAAACTCTTCTCAGTCTAATAATGATTTCCAACAAAATTTGTTGTGAGTTTTTATGTGTAATCATTCTCTTTTAGGCTTCACCATCATCATTGAGCCCTTTGAAGATAGAACGCCGACAATAGCAAATCCCGTTCTTCACTTCAGGTACATTAATTATGCTCTAATACAATTTGTCATGTTTTCTATGAAATGTCTTCATCATTAACTTTGGATTTGTTTCTATGCAGTTGCATGGACCCCTCTATCGCCATAAAGCCAGTGTTTGGGCGCTTTCAATCAGTCATTATTACATCAGGGGTAAGCAATCCATATGCCCCATCTTTCCATGAATATTAGATTACACACCCTGCTCACTAATCTCTTCATTATAATCCCTCTGTAACACTCATGCCATCTGTGTAAGACACACTCCACTTTCACCTTTGCTTTAGCTTGTTTATTGGTTTAAAATGGGGAACCTTTCATTCAACATCAGTAGCCTACACATATAGTGTTATTGCGAAACACAAATATTAGTTCAATCTTCTGCAGTTATTTGTTTTAGAAACTTATTTAAGGTCATTGTTGATTCTCTCTCCAAATAGACTCTCTCTCCGCTGGACATCTATCCACGCATCCTTGATTTCCGCCCAGTCACTATGGCATCTTTCACCATGACACTGGCACGAACCTGTCTGTGCCCTCTTGTGAGTTATGACTGGGAATGCCATCCTACAGTGTGTCGTTCACCATTTGAAGAAAGCAGTTATGCAAATATTTGCATATTAGagttttaaatgaatatattctGGACTGTTATCTTTTAAAGACACATTAAATCAGTGGCTTTCAGTCAGCACGATATTGGAAGCCCTACATAAAgtcccaaaatatatattttttatatttctgctgAAAGTTGcttgttaattttttataaacataaatTGAGAGTATTGCTATATGTACTTAGtgattgtaatagttttaagaaCTGTATTtcctttaataataacaatattgtattccttgatttttttatttgttttgttaacaagcttaaacagttttatttttttccaacttTCAGATTGTTGGCCGAGGGAATGATCAGGTAGCGATGACCTCCAAGTTTGAGACCAGAGAAGACTTTGGCAAGCGGTTTTGtgattttgtttatataattgattttattttgtgagtGCAATTAAAAGGCAactctttt
Coding sequences within:
- the LOC132122754 gene encoding cdc42 effector protein 2-like; translated protein: MPAKTPMYSKTSTPKRGKKQKIRDVLSGDMISPPLGDMRHSAHIGPEGEGDMFGDVGFLEGKLDMLPALNQAPSSRSHSIDRRMNEILDVNSKSHTYHRSHNSHHNSVLKTTISMPVFFAPVQPPPKPPRLHLDEQLSPVHQQQNHHHSPTQKHSMSVCEEGIGKHRDPCRDLTLSASIPVLPHLVPSTGSLSEASSDDSMSEGCGPLDPKRGLSLDSDAGLSNEDLRSEHRESPAISPSMSRSESLIGLDLDLDLGPSILEDVLRIMDRYKSVEERKT
- the LOC132122746 gene encoding general transcription and DNA repair factor IIH helicase subunit XPD-like is translated as MKLNIDGLLVYFPYDYIYPEQYSYMLELKRTLDAKGHGVLEMPSGTGKTISLLSLIVAYQKAYPLEVTKLVYCSRTVPEIEKVVEELRKLMDYYTKQTEGKNDFLALALSSRKNLCIHPEVSSLRFGKEVDGKCHSLTASYIRAQHHSNPSQPVCQFFEEFDAVGRQVPIAPGIYNLDDLKEFGHRKGWCPYFMARYAILHANIVVYSYHYLLDPKIADLVSKELAKKSVVVFDEAHNIDNVCIDSMSVNITRRTLDRCQTNVETLQNTISRIKETDAAKLREEYRRLVEGLKEANVARETDMYLSNPVLPDEILQEAVPGSIRTAEHFVGFMKRFIEYLKARLRIHHVVQESAPQFLKDIYEKVCIDRKPLRFCAERLRSLLRTLEIADIADFSAVTLISHFATLVSTYSKGFTIIIEPFEDRTPTIANPVLHFSCMDPSIAIKPVFGRFQSVIITSGTLSPLDIYPRILDFRPVTMASFTMTLARTCLCPLIVGRGNDQVAMTSKFETREDFAVIRNYGNLLLEMSAIVPDGIVAFFTSYIYMENIVASWYEQGILENIQRNKLIFIETQDAAETSMALEKYQEACENGRGAILLSVARGKVSEGIDFVHHYGRAVIMFGVPYVYTQSRILKARLEYLRDQFQIRENDFLTFDAMRHAAQCVGRAIRGKTDYGLMIFADKRYARADKRGKLPRWIQEHLTDGSLNLTIDETVQLGKHFLRQMAQPFRQEDQLGLSLLTLEQLQSEDMLKKIAQIAQQA